From the Halalkalicoccus sp. CGA53 genome, one window contains:
- a CDS encoding TIGR01548 family HAD-type hydrolase yields the protein MNADAVVLDIDGVLVDVADSYRRAIVESVATCYGETIERSSIQRFKDAGGFNNDWVLTEAVALFVLAREEGYPGDVDGFTARVAERGGGLSGARTVVRDALTETDADRIETRLDPAELRTVFQWLYLGSDLYAELEGGDPPEAGPERSPGFIHDEPVIVTPETIETLTERYPVGVVTGRPRAEAEIALERVGLDIPPEHRFTMDDWEEGKPHPRALLTLGERFEAASVPFVGDILDDVRTAVNADREDSLRSYHGIGVLTGGLTGAEGRRKFEAAGASAVLESVNDLPDLLDRSPSSRSRKA from the coding sequence ATGAACGCAGACGCGGTCGTTCTCGACATCGACGGGGTGCTCGTGGACGTCGCCGACTCCTACCGCCGGGCGATCGTCGAGTCGGTCGCGACGTGCTACGGGGAGACGATCGAGCGATCGTCGATCCAGCGGTTCAAGGACGCGGGCGGGTTCAACAACGACTGGGTGCTCACCGAGGCGGTGGCGCTGTTCGTCCTCGCACGCGAGGAGGGGTATCCGGGGGACGTGGACGGGTTCACCGCACGGGTCGCAGAGCGCGGCGGCGGGCTCTCAGGTGCGCGCACGGTCGTCCGCGACGCGCTTACCGAGACGGACGCCGATCGCATCGAGACGCGGCTTGACCCGGCAGAACTCAGAACGGTCTTCCAGTGGCTCTACCTCGGTAGCGACCTCTACGCCGAACTCGAAGGGGGGGACCCGCCCGAGGCCGGTCCCGAGCGCTCTCCGGGGTTCATCCACGACGAACCGGTGATCGTCACCCCGGAGACGATCGAGACGCTCACCGAACGCTACCCCGTGGGGGTCGTGACCGGTCGCCCCCGTGCGGAGGCCGAGATCGCGCTCGAGCGGGTCGGCCTCGACATCCCTCCGGAGCACCGGTTCACGATGGACGACTGGGAGGAGGGGAAGCCCCACCCGAGGGCCCTGCTGACGCTCGGAGAGCGGTTCGAGGCCGCCTCGGTTCCGTTCGTCGGCGATATCCTCGACGACGTGCGGACGGCGGTGAACGCCGACCGGGAGGACTCCCTGCGGAGCTACCACGGGATCGGCGTGCTCACCGGTGGGCTCACGGGGGCGGAAGGGAGGCGGAAGTTCGAGGCCGCCGGCGCGAGCGCGGTGTTGGAGTCGGTGAACGACCTCCCCGACCTGCTCGACCGATCTCCGAGTAGCCGCTCTCGGAAGGCTTAG
- a CDS encoding HPP family protein: protein MAGFELDLRDEYSATLNTFFHFAVLGLITLVTGRPFLFPSLGPSAYLLATGEQPREEGPYHVIGGHAVAVVSGLLAYELFANDVSAYVVFARPDPAFTMELVYLSASATVAMMLTTATMLVTKTNHPAACATTLIVGLGLMGGIEDAVIIVVAVAVLWYAHEHAISRVATWYGFDPDEPRE from the coding sequence ATGGCCGGGTTTGAGCTCGACCTGCGAGACGAGTACAGCGCGACGCTGAACACCTTCTTCCACTTCGCCGTGCTGGGACTCATCACGCTCGTCACGGGGAGACCGTTTCTCTTCCCGAGTCTGGGGCCGTCGGCGTACCTGCTCGCGACCGGCGAGCAGCCCCGCGAGGAGGGGCCGTATCACGTCATCGGTGGCCACGCTGTCGCGGTGGTTTCGGGGTTGCTCGCCTACGAACTGTTCGCGAACGACGTCAGTGCGTACGTCGTCTTCGCCCGGCCGGACCCCGCGTTCACGATGGAACTCGTCTACCTCTCGGCGAGCGCGACGGTCGCGATGATGCTCACGACGGCCACGATGCTGGTGACGAAGACGAACCACCCGGCGGCGTGTGCGACCACGCTGATCGTCGGGCTCGGGCTGATGGGCGGAATCGAGGACGCCGTGATTATCGTCGTCGCCGTCGCCGTCCTCTGGTACGCCCACGAACACGCGATCTCGCGGGTCGCGACGTGGTACGGCTTCGACCCCGACGAGCCGCGCGAGTGA
- a CDS encoding PQQ-dependent sugar dehydrogenase, whose amino-acid sequence MHPSRTRRGLLLGLGASSVALSGCLDGVPSANVPGDDAGDDASFDVLVRNLEIPWDVTAVSTGELFLTERTGRVLRLDGDELSALAEPDDAIDAEALDPGAEDAPWWVEGGEGGTLGVAADPRYPEPAFVYVYYTSEEGVNRVVRFDVDAEDVEGSREVIVDGIPAETTHNGGRIAFGPDDRLWICTGDAERLDETRDPASLAGKVLRVTAEGGPAEGNPDLGSGADPRVYTLGHRNPQGIDWLPDGTPVIAEHGPGARDEVNVLIPGGDYGWPDARGPPGDEQEGPYDEFEGVVPPLVNTGPRTTWAPSGLCYYGESAIPEWEGKLLVAGLRSQRLNVVAVAESDDPPEIEGEDATRYDEEWYYEGYTAASYSALAGALGRIRHVEAGPEGELYAITSNRDGRTDEDDPFPTDRDDVLVRLTGE is encoded by the coding sequence ATGCACCCCTCCCGGACGCGCCGGGGGCTCCTCCTCGGCCTCGGCGCGTCGAGTGTCGCGCTCTCCGGCTGTCTCGACGGGGTTCCCTCCGCGAATGTGCCCGGTGACGACGCCGGGGACGACGCCTCCTTCGACGTGCTCGTCCGGAACCTCGAGATCCCATGGGACGTAACGGCCGTGTCGACCGGCGAGCTCTTCCTGACCGAGCGGACGGGCCGGGTCCTCAGGCTCGACGGCGACGAACTCTCGGCGCTCGCCGAACCCGACGACGCCATCGACGCGGAGGCGCTCGATCCCGGTGCGGAAGATGCGCCGTGGTGGGTCGAGGGTGGCGAGGGTGGGACGCTAGGGGTAGCAGCCGATCCGAGGTATCCGGAGCCGGCGTTCGTCTACGTCTACTACACCTCGGAGGAAGGAGTGAACCGGGTGGTCCGCTTCGACGTCGACGCCGAGGACGTCGAGGGGAGTCGCGAGGTGATCGTCGACGGGATCCCCGCGGAGACGACACACAACGGCGGGCGGATCGCGTTCGGACCGGACGATCGCCTCTGGATCTGTACGGGCGACGCCGAACGGCTGGACGAGACGCGGGACCCGGCCTCGCTCGCGGGGAAAGTACTGAGAGTGACGGCCGAAGGCGGACCCGCGGAGGGGAACCCGGACCTCGGTTCCGGTGCCGATCCGCGGGTCTACACGCTCGGTCACCGGAACCCGCAGGGGATCGACTGGCTTCCCGACGGCACCCCGGTGATCGCCGAACACGGACCGGGAGCGCGGGACGAGGTGAACGTTCTGATACCGGGTGGTGACTACGGCTGGCCCGACGCCCGCGGCCCGCCGGGGGACGAGCAGGAAGGTCCATACGACGAGTTCGAGGGTGTGGTCCCGCCGCTCGTGAACACCGGTCCGCGGACGACGTGGGCGCCGTCCGGGCTCTGTTACTACGGCGAAAGCGCGATCCCCGAGTGGGAGGGCAAGCTGCTTGTCGCGGGGCTCCGCTCGCAGCGACTCAACGTCGTGGCGGTGGCGGAGAGCGACGATCCGCCCGAAATCGAGGGCGAGGACGCGACTCGCTACGACGAGGAGTGGTACTACGAGGGATACACCGCGGCGTCGTACAGCGCCCTCGCGGGCGCACTCGGGCGGATCCGCCACGTCGAAGCGGGGCCGGAGGGCGAGCTCTACGCGATCACGTCGAACCGGGACGGGAGGACGGACGAGGACGACCCGTTCCCGACCGACCGCGACGACGTGCTGGTGCGGCTGACTGGGGAGTGA
- a CDS encoding cupredoxin domain-containing protein has translation MSEPRVSRRTVLASGGAVLAFGVAGCLGNDEDESGLGNPEPYVEVRATSEGGDRFDPAIVHLVRGGTVEWIADEDGHDVVAYHPDTHGSRSRMPAGTEPWASGPLQEGESFDHEFETEGVYDYACTRHEDSGMTGTVVVAWPEPEGQSALEPPEGEYPDAAADSIDRRRRRVREFLEEEHGRE, from the coding sequence GTGTCCGAACCACGAGTGTCCCGTCGGACGGTCCTGGCCTCCGGTGGCGCCGTTCTCGCGTTCGGTGTCGCGGGGTGTCTCGGGAACGACGAGGACGAGTCCGGGCTCGGAAACCCGGAACCGTACGTCGAAGTCCGGGCGACGAGTGAGGGAGGCGACCGGTTCGATCCCGCGATCGTCCACCTCGTCCGAGGGGGGACCGTCGAGTGGATCGCCGACGAGGACGGTCACGACGTCGTCGCGTACCACCCGGACACGCACGGTTCGCGATCTCGAATGCCCGCCGGGACGGAGCCGTGGGCGAGCGGCCCGCTCCAGGAGGGCGAGTCGTTCGACCACGAGTTCGAGACCGAAGGGGTCTACGACTACGCCTGTACGCGCCACGAGGACTCGGGGATGACCGGAACGGTCGTCGTCGCCTGGCCGGAACCCGAGGGTCAATCTGCCCTCGAACCGCCGGAAGGGGAGTACCCGGACGCTGCGGCCGACTCGATCGACCGCCGGAGACGACGGGTCCGCGAGTTCCTCGAGGAGGAACACGGACGGGAGTGA
- a CDS encoding archaemetzincin family Zn-dependent metalloprotease codes for MHVDIVPVGELPAEVKREASSGLRSVYDCEVTVASEQPIPDGSYDRNRDQHRAEEFIELVSRVGAGEKNIGITAKDLYYRRRNYVFGLAYLDGKGSVISTYRLQTASDGGFSQKSAREVFGDRVRKEVVHEIGHTLGLEHCDNKRCVMNFSPTVREVDIKEQTLCGTCQRTLF; via the coding sequence ATGCACGTCGACATCGTGCCGGTTGGCGAGCTCCCCGCCGAGGTCAAACGCGAAGCCTCCTCGGGGCTCCGGTCGGTCTACGACTGCGAGGTGACCGTCGCGAGCGAGCAGCCGATCCCGGACGGGTCCTACGACAGGAACCGCGATCAACACCGCGCGGAGGAGTTCATCGAGCTCGTCAGCCGCGTCGGCGCCGGCGAGAAGAACATCGGCATCACCGCGAAGGACCTCTACTACCGCCGCCGGAACTACGTCTTCGGGCTGGCCTACCTGGACGGGAAGGGTAGCGTCATCTCGACGTATCGGCTCCAGACGGCGAGCGACGGCGGCTTCTCACAGAAGAGCGCCCGCGAGGTGTTCGGCGACCGGGTCAGAAAGGAGGTCGTCCACGAGATCGGCCACACCCTCGGGCTCGAACACTGCGACAACAAGCGCTGTGTGATGAACTTCTCGCCGACCGTTCGCGAGGTCGATATCAAAGAGCAGACGCTCTGTGGGACCTGCCAGCGGACGCTGTTCTGA
- a CDS encoding UPF0146 family protein — MQDATRYALCDALSAYDPLVEVGIGRRPGVAAALAGRGHAVTATDVVERAVPEGVRFVRDDVTEPRTEIYADAAALYALNAPPELHRPIRDLAREVGAAFRFTTLGTDPPTVPAETRTLPEETLYLATEGPG, encoded by the coding sequence GTGCAAGACGCGACCCGATACGCGCTCTGCGACGCGCTCTCGGCGTACGACCCGCTCGTCGAGGTCGGGATCGGCCGCCGCCCCGGGGTCGCCGCCGCGCTCGCCGGGCGGGGCCACGCCGTCACCGCGACCGACGTCGTGGAGCGAGCGGTCCCCGAGGGCGTCCGGTTCGTCCGCGACGACGTGACCGAACCCAGGACCGAGATCTACGCCGACGCGGCGGCGCTCTACGCGCTCAACGCTCCCCCCGAACTCCACCGCCCGATCCGTGACCTCGCCCGGGAGGTAGGTGCAGCCTTTCGCTTCACCACGCTCGGAACCGACCCGCCGACGGTGCCAGCCGAGACGCGGACGCTCCCCGAGGAGACGCTCTATCTCGCGACCGAGGGACCGGGATAA
- a CDS encoding DUF502 domain-containing protein: MTDDEGREREPDGDGSGLRETLEGWFVTGAVLFIPLVVTLIVLQFALDFISSVLVPVVRVVNYLLPFSVPNPVIELGSVLAFLLVLLVTGAIARGTADHVSKEWFDGLIESIPLLGAVYRGFRQMSEILLSDDSDSFEEVKLIEVPHEETYRLGFLTAETPPEIEEAAGHEEMCTVFLPNPPNPSGGSLLFVPTDRVLDVDMTVEEGLQTIVTTGVATAPEE; the protein is encoded by the coding sequence ATGACCGACGACGAAGGGCGGGAACGGGAGCCGGACGGAGACGGCTCGGGTCTGCGCGAGACGCTTGAGGGGTGGTTCGTGACCGGCGCGGTGCTCTTCATCCCGCTGGTGGTCACGCTGATCGTCCTCCAGTTCGCACTGGATTTCATTTCCTCGGTCCTCGTTCCGGTCGTCCGGGTCGTGAACTACCTCCTCCCGTTTTCGGTCCCGAACCCGGTGATCGAACTGGGGAGCGTGCTCGCGTTCCTCCTCGTCCTGCTCGTCACGGGCGCGATCGCACGCGGCACGGCCGATCACGTCTCGAAGGAGTGGTTCGACGGGCTCATCGAGTCGATCCCCCTGCTCGGAGCGGTCTACCGGGGCTTTCGCCAGATGAGCGAGATCCTCCTCTCGGACGACTCCGACAGCTTCGAGGAGGTGAAGCTGATCGAAGTCCCCCACGAGGAGACGTATCGCCTCGGCTTCCTGACCGCGGAGACGCCGCCGGAGATCGAGGAGGCGGCCGGCCACGAGGAGATGTGTACGGTCTTCCTGCCGAACCCGCCGAACCCGAGCGGCGGGTCGCTGCTCTTCGTCCCCACGGATCGGGTTCTTGACGTGGACATGACCGTCGAAGAAGGGCTCCAGACGATCGTCACTACCGGCGTCGCGACGGCTCCCGAGGAGTGA